The following coding sequences lie in one Nakaseomyces glabratus chromosome K, complete sequence genomic window:
- the SLI1 gene encoding N-acetyltransferase (CAGL0K00737g~Ortholog(s) have N-acetyltransferase activity, role in response to drug and nuclear envelope, plasma membrane localization) produces MVRHLGGIEQYFYQRSSLNLHSCFSVGVELNSLPNRSDFICALRRVVNSHFQLYCNAYKSNNEVVVNPIGEPIKFDDVVDYMDWDTYGEEEINSVFRKYNFEYGVDKPLWKVIVVPKANKMIFATDHLFFDGIATVLFWTELLKSLEELKQDNDLDVDEIIYRPGGSTDSIDQCHPYEKLPIPFSWKVKRPIVKALFTIAPGAVVSQDASIIQFDEYKIPEDYLKKNSNDDGCYQIKNTNRQISLKMSSNKLKVIMKDCKQHHVSFTAYLTAVLYLALGKIPKEKYSGSTIKYEVPMNTRNRISNSGEYSNSYGTFVAGGEFIETLDFERDEWELAQSIHKKIVEKSTTGVMDAINEARLLELVDAKKFMKMKFETTTGPSSTFEVTNLGFQNFSQNEHSKYTVTDAFFNEPQLFTNLITYSVISTPSGGLNCSMAYPEKLDSILCNSVAFLKNKFN; encoded by the coding sequence ATGGTACGTCATTTAGGAGGAATTGAGCAGTATTTCTATCAAAGAAGCTCGCTGAACTTACATTCATGCTTCTCAGTTGGCGTTGAACTAAATAGTCTTCCGAATAGGAGTGATTTCATTTGTGCATTACGGAGAGTTGTAAACTCACACTTCCAGTTATATTGTAATGCTTACAAGAGTAATAATGAGGTAGTGGTGAATCCAATTGGGGAACCgattaaatttgatgatgtAGTGGATTATATGGATTGGGATACTTATGGTGAAGAGGAAATTAACAGTGTATTCCGTAAATATAACTTTGAATATGGTGTTGATAAACCCCTGTGGAAGGTAATAGTAGTCCCAAAGGCTAATAAAATGATATTTGCAACCGATCACCTTTTCTTTGATGGTATTGCTACGGTTCTGTTTTGGACTGAGTTACTAAAAAGCCTTGAGGAATTGAAACAAGACAATGATCTTgatgttgatgaaattatttaTAGACCAGGTGGAAGCACAGACTCAATTGATCAGTGCCATCCTTATGAAAAACTCCCAATTCCCTTTAGCTGGAAAGTTAAAAGACCTATCGTTAAAGCTTTATTCACTATTGCACCTGGAGCAGTAGTATCTCAGGATGCTAGTATTATCCAGTTTGATGAATATAAGATTCCTGAAGATTatcttaaaaaaaattctaatGATGACGGTTGTTATCAGATCAAGAACACCAATCGCCAAATCTCTCTCAAAATGTCTTCCAATAAACTAAAAGTGATAATGAAAGATTGTAAGCAGCACCATGTTTCTTTCACTGCATATCTAACAGCAGTTTTGTACCTAGCTTTAGGTAAAATTCCCAAGGAGAAGTACAGCGGCTCTACTATAAAATATGAAGTACCTATGAATACCAGGAATAGAATATCAAATTCCGGGGAGTATAGCAACAGCTATGGTACTTTTGTTGCAGGTGGTGAATTTATAGAGACTTTGGACTTTGAGAGAGATGAATGGGAATTGGCTCAATCAATACATAAAAAGATTGTTGAGAAATCAACCACAGGCGTTATGGATGCCATTAATGAGGCACGATTGCTTGAATTGGTGgatgcaaaaaaatttatgaagatgaaatttgAAACAACTACTGGTCCTAGCTCAACTTTTGAAGTAACAAATCTGGGTTTTCAGAATTTTAGTCAAAATGAGCATAGCAAGTATACTGTGACAGATGCTTTTTTTAATGAGCCTCAACTGTTTACTAATCTAATAACATATAGTGTTATTTCTACGCCTAGCGGAGGGCTAAACTGTTCAATGGCGTATCCAGAAAAGCTTGATAGCATCCTGTGTAATTCAGTAGCATttctcaaaaataaattcaacTGA
- the ZPR1 gene encoding zinc finger-containing protein ZPR1 (CAGL0K00759g~Protein with similarity to M. musculus zinc finger protein Zpr1p) gives MKRTFGDMSEDKLFKPVGEAANEVQEENDNGVSLTGASDAMGHPVQEIESLCMNCEKNGVTRLLLTSIPYFREVVLMSFECPHCGFKNSEIQPASQIQEKGSKYQLKVESKEDFNRQVVKSETATCKFVELDVEIPAKRGQLTTVEGLLSEMIEDIEQDQEMRKSIDENLYNQIAEFIKKVRSYINCEPGTLPLTFILDDPSGNSWIEYKPGEPQHKWSHVQYVRSDEQNVVVGILTEDQYEQRRRAKLEELSNKGRNPSESVKVGSANAEFLSDATDIENFNNEVQTFRASCPSCTQECETHMKPVNIPHFKEVIIMSTTCEHCGYKSNEVKTGGSIPEKGRKITLLCDDPADLSRDILKSETCSLHIPELHLDIQEGTLGGRFTTLEGLLKQVYEELESRVFTQTSDSMDEATKQRWVDFFAKLKEALDGKVHFTVIMEDPLAGSYIQNVYAPDPDPNMKIEDYERTQQQNEDLGLNDMKTDAN, from the coding sequence ATGAAGAGAACATTTGGAGATATGTCAGAAGATAAACTGTTTAAGCCGGTCGGTGAAGCTGCCAACGAAGTACAAGAAGAGAATGACAACGGTGTGTCGTTGACTGGGGCCTCTGATGCCATGGGTCACCCGGTTCAAGAGATTGAGTCCCTATGTATGAACTGTGAGAAGAACGGTGTTACTAGATTGCTGCTGACTTCTATTCCTTACTTCAGAGAAGTGGTGTTGATGTCTTTCGAATGTCCTCACTGTGGTTTCAAGAACTCTGAAATTCAGCCAGCTAGCCAAATCCAAGAAAAAGGTTCCAAGTACCAATTGAAAGTTGAGTCTAAGGAGGACTTCAACAGACAAGTCGTTAAGTCTGAAACTGCTACCTGTAAGTTTGTTGAACTAGATGTCGAGATTCCAGCTAAGAGGGGCCAGTTGACCACCGTTGAAGGTCTTCTGAGTGAGATGATCGAAGATATTGAACAGGATCAAGAGATGAGAAAATCAATAGATGAAAACCTGTACAACCAAATTGCGGAGTTTATTAAGAAAGTCAGATCATACATTAACTGCGAGCCAGGTACATTGCCTTTGACATTCATACTCGACGATCCATCTGGTAACTCTTGGATTGAATATAAACCTGGAGAACCTCAGCACAAATGGTCTCACGTCCAATATGTCAGATCCGATGAACAAAACGTGGTTGTAGGTATCCTAACCGAGGATCAATATGAACAACGCCGTAGAGCCAAGTTGGAAGAATTGTCAAACAAGGGTAGAAACCCATCAGAAAGTGTTAAAGTAGGCAGTGCTAATGCTGAATTTCTATCAGATGCCACCGATATTGAAAACTTCAACAATGAAGTTCAAACTTTCAGAGCCTCATGTCCTTCCTGTACCCAAGAATGTGAAACTCATATGAAGCCTGTTAATATCCCACACTTCAAGGAAGTTATCATTATGTCTACAACTTGTGAGCACTGTGGTTATAAGTCTAATGAAGTTAAGACTGGTGGTTCTATCCCAGAGAAAGGTAGAAAGATTACTTTGCTATGTGATGATCCTGCTGACCTGTCGCGTGATATATTGAAGTCTGAAACATGTTCACTACACATCCCAGAGCTACACTTGGATATACAAGAAGGTACTTTGGGTGGTAGATTTACCACTCTGGAAGGTTTATTAAAGCAAGTCTACGAAGAGTTGGAGTCCCGTGTTTTTACGCAGACTTCTGATTCCATGGATGAAGCTACTAAACAAAGATGGGTGGACTTCTTTGCCAAATTGAAAGAGGCTCTTGATGGTAAGGTACACTTCACTGTTATTATGGAGGATCCATTGGCTGGATCGTATATTCAAAATGTCTATGCACCAGATCCAGATCCTAACATGAAGATAGAGGACTACGAAAGAACCCAACAACAAAATGAAGATTTGGGTTTGAATGATATGAAAACTGATGCTAACTAG
- a CDS encoding uncharacterized protein (CAGL0K00781g~Ortholog(s) have cytosol, nucleus localization), with the protein MPRDPLIGIVGKPSSGKSTTLNSLTDASAAVGSFPFTTIEPNKATGYLQVDCACSRFGKEELCKPNYGWCEKGKRHIPIMLLDVAGLVPGAHSGRGLGNKFLDDLRHADALIHVVDVSGTTDAEGKNCRGYDPLNDIEWLQDEIRLWIENNLKKRWGSIVRRHTATKSSVVDTLQAQFGGYGSLIPMVQRCLDRLEGLPPLEKWDDEWITKVVKSFMMEKFPTVLALNKIDHPDADKNVSKIMLKYPETKAVLTSAITEVFLRKLKKQGFIQYDSGTEFVDTCEDDPSLKPLDEKSLARIENIRDLVLYRFGSTGVVQVLQAATDVLDLIPVYTVKNMTTFTGGNGTNVFRDCFLVKRGTPVGKVARYILGDVTVAAIETVGSVRVSEETPVLPGKNDILTFKIAPRS; encoded by the coding sequence ATGCCTAGGGATCCCTTGATTGGAATTGTGGGCAAGCCCTCGTCCGGTAAGTCTACTACGTTGAACTCGCTGACGGATGCATCTGCGGCTGTGGGGTCGTTCCCGTTCACCACCATTGAGCCCAACAAGGCCACTGGGTACTTGCAAGTCGATTGTGCGTGCAGCCGGTTTGGGAAGGAGGAGCTATGTAAGCCTAACTACGGCTGGTGTGAGAAGGGTAAGAGACATATACCGATCATGCTTCTGGATGTTGCAGGGTTGGTGCCTGGTGCACACTCTGGTAGGGGTCTCGGTAACAAGTTTTTAGATGACCTTAGACATGCGGATGCGCTGATCCATGTGGTGGATGTCAGTGGTACCACTGATGCGGAAGGTAAGAACTGCCGGGGCTACGACCCATTGAACGATATTGAATGGCTGCAAGACGAGATCAGGCTGTGGATAGAGaacaacttgaagaaaaggtGGGGGTCGATTGTCCGCAGGCACACTGCTACGAAATCCAGTGTTGTGGACACGTTACAAGCGCAGTTCGGTGGTTATGGTTCGCTGATCCCCATGGTGCAACGGTGCCTGGACAGGCTAGAGGGGCTGCCACCTCTGGAGAAGTGGGACGACGAGTGGATAACGAAAGTGGTGAAGTCCTTTATGATGGAGAAGTTCCCTACGGTGCTAGCGTTGAACAAGATCGACCACCCGGACGCTGACAAGAATGTGTCCAAGATCATGCTAAAATACCCCGAGACAAAAGCAGTGTTGACCAGTGCCATCACGGAAGTGTTTTTGaggaagttgaagaagcaaGGGTTCATCCAGTATGACTCCGGGACCGAGTTTGTGGATACGTGCGAGGACGACCCGTCGTTGAAGCCCCTGGACGAGAAGTCGCTAGCGCGCATAGAGAACATCCGCGACCTGGTGCTGTACAGGTTTGGGTCCACGGGTGTGGTGCAAGTCCTGCAAGCGGCCACCGATGTTCTGGACCTGATCCCCGTGTACACTGTCAAGAACATGACCACATTCACGGGTGGGAACGGCACCAATGTGTTCCGGGACTGCTTCCTGGTGAAGCGCGGCACACCAGTGGGCAAAGTCGCCCGCTACATACTGGGCGATGTCACTGTCGCCGCGATAGAGACAGTTGGCAGCGTCCGTGTCTCGGAAGAGACACCCGTGCTGCCAGGCAAGAACGACATCCTCACTTTCAAAATAGCTCCAAGAAGCTGA
- the TRX2 gene encoding thioredoxin TRX2 (CAGL0K00803g~Protein described as thioredoxin involved in oxidative stress response; expression upregulated in biofilm vs planktonic cell culture) codes for MVKQITSVSEFDSAIAVDKLVVVDFFATWCGPCKMIAPMIEKFAAEYSTADFYKLDVDELPEVAQKNEVSAMPTLVLFKNGKEVAKVVGANPAAIKQAIANNV; via the coding sequence atggtCAAGCAAATCACAAGTGTTTCTGAATTCGACAGTGCTATTGCTGTTGACAAGTTGGTCGTTGTCGACTTCTTCGCCACCTGGTGTGGTCCATGTAAGATGATCGCCCCAATGATCGAAAAGTTCGCTGCTGAATACTCTACCGCTGACTTCTACAAGCTAGATGTCGACGAGTTGCCAGAAGTCGCCCAAAAGAACGAAGTCTCCGCTATGCCAACTTTGGTCTTGTTCAAGAACGGTAAGGAAGTCGCCAAGGTCGTCGGTGCCAACCCAGCTGCTATCAAGCAAGCCATTGCCAACAACGTCTAA
- the SER2 gene encoding phosphoserine phosphatase (CAGL0K00825g~Has domain(s) with predicted phosphatase activity, phosphoserine phosphatase activity and role in L-serine biosynthetic process, metabolic process) encodes MSFVVTVIAHGDALRSEKELVDRVVGALDAELIKTETLSKRAVDIFVKAPGEVLQLKQKLDQLDVDGADLAVQVVDEQLQRRPLKLCVFDMDSTLIYQEVIELIAAYAGVEPQVHEITERAMNNEIDFKQSLRERVRLLKGLKIDNLYEEIKQKLQITEGVPQLCSTLKQHGIKLAVLSGGFIQFASYIKDQLSLDYARANLLEMDDSGVLTGEVIGEIVDGQCKAETIKQLCKDWSIDLENVCMIGDGGNDLPSMHVSGYGIAWNAKPTVQKQAPSKLNTKSLADALYIFGIIE; translated from the coding sequence ATGTCTTTTGTTGTTACAGTGATTGCGCATGGCGATGCGTTGAGAAGTGAGAAAGAGCTCGTTGACAGAGTCGTTGGAGCACTAGATGCTGAATTGATCAAGACAGAGACGCTTTCGAAGCGTGCTGTGGATATCTTTGTCAAGGCACCTGGTGAAGTATTGCAATTGAAGCAGAAACTGGACCAATTGGATGTTGACGGTGCAGATTTGGCAGTTCAAGTTGTCGATGAGCAATTGCAACGCAGGCCTTTGAAGCTTTGTGTTTTCGATATGGACAGTACTCTGATCTACCAGGAAGTGATTGAGCTGATTGCTGCCTATGCCGGTGTTGAGCCCCAAGTACACGAGATCACTGAGCGTGCGATGAACAACGAGATTGACTTCAAACAGTCTCTCAGAGAGCGTGTGCGCCTGCTTAAGGGCCTAAAGATCGATAACTTGTACGAGGAGATCAAGCAGAAGCTACAGATCACAGAAGGTGTTCCCCAGCTATGCTCTACTTTAAAGCAGCACGGTATCAAATTGGCAGTCTTGAGTGGTGGTTTCATTCAGTTTGCCTCGTACATCAAGGATCAATTGTCTCTGGACTATGCGCGTGCCAACTTACTTGAGATGGACGACTCTGGTGTGCTCACTGGTGAGGTCATTGGTGAGATAGTGGACGGGCAGTGCAAAGCTGAGACCATCAAGCAGTTGTGCAAGGACTGGTCCATCGATCTTGAGAATGTGTGCATGATTGGTGACGGTGGTAACGATCTTCCATCAATGCACGTTAGTGGGTACGGTATCGCATGGAACGCCAAGCCCACTGTGCAGAAGCAGGCACCTTCCAAGCTAAACACCAAGTCTTTGGCAGATGCATTGTACATCTTTGGCATTATAGAGTAA
- the CIR1 gene encoding Cir1p (CAGL0K00847g~Ortholog(s) have cytosol, mitochondrion, nucleus localization), whose translation MSKPLRILVPVKRVVDFQIKPRVNKTLTGIEKSGIKFSINPFDDIAVEETVRIKEKHGDLVEHTQAVSIGPAKAQDILRNCLAKGIDNVSLIDCKDLELEPLAVAKVLKNIVEKQNINLIIMGKQAIDDDFNHTGQMLAGLLNWPQATNAAKVDILADEGKVRITREIDGGEETLKASLPLIITTDLRLNTPRYVGLPNLMKAKKKPMEKLTLEKDFADIDTKPRLEILSVNEPNAKEPGITVGSVDELVQKLKDSKVL comes from the coding sequence ATGTCGAAGCCATTGCGTATTTTAGTTCCAGTCAAGCGTGTGGTTGATTTCCAGATCAAACCACGGGTGAACAAGACACTCACTGGGATAGAGAAGAGTGGCATCAAGTTTAGTATAAACCCATTCGATGATATAGCTGTCGAAGAGACTGTGAGGATTAAGGAGAAACATGGTGATCTGGTTGAGCACACGCAAGCGGTGTCTATCGGGCCAGCTAAAGCCCAGGACATCTTAAGAAATTGTCTTGCCAAGGGTATAGATAATGTGTCCTTGATAGATTGCAAGGATCTTGAGTTGGAACCATTGGCTGTCGCAAAAGTATTGAAGAACATAGTCGAAAAGCAGAACATTAACTTGATTATCATGGGTAAACAGGCCATCGATGACGATTTCAACCATACGGGTCAAATGTTGGCAGGTCTCTTGAACTGGCCTCAGGCAACTAATGCTGCAAAAGTTGATATTCTAGCTGATGAGGGTAAAGTGAGAATTACCCGTGAGATAGACGGTGGTGAAGAGACCCTAAAGGCCTCACTACCACTGATTATAACCACTGATCTGAGACTAAATACTCCTAGATACGTCGGTTTGCCAAATCTGATGAAagcaaagaagaaaccTATGGAAAAACTTACATTAGAGAAAGACTTTGCTGACATTGATACCAAACCTAGACTAGAGATCTTATCAGTGAACGAGCCAAATGCCAAAGAACCTGGTATTACTGTTGGCTCTGTCGATGAACTAGTCCAGAAACTAAAGGACTCAAAAGTCTTGTAA
- the MVB12 gene encoding ubiquitin-binding ESCRT-I subunit protein MVB12 (CAGL0K00869g~Has domain(s) with predicted ubiquitin binding activity, role in endosome transport via multivesicular body sorting pathway and ESCRT I complex localization), protein MSDNQLKNIDDILNNIPLRNKFGDNYPRERLSKVEVPLYKIENIADSKKMFEPWYKECDEIIAACEVHDQLGRNFEQWYNEKYISTKPPGMVQGNGEISVLSPSKKHGEMLK, encoded by the coding sequence ATGTCGGACAACCAACTAAAGAATATTGATGACATCCTTAACAATATACCGCTTCGAAACAAATTTGGAGACAACTACCCAAGGGAGCGGCTTAGCAAAGTTGAAGTGCCACTATATAAAATCGAAAATATAGCAGACTCTAAGAAGATGTTTGAACCATGGTATAAAGAGTGTGATGAGATAATAGCTGCATGTGAGGTGCATGATCAGCTGGGTCGAAATTTTGAACAATGGTACAAcgaaaaatatataagtACAAAACCGCCGGGAATGGTACAAGGAAATGGGGAGATAAGTGTATTGTCTCCATCAAAGAAGCATGGTGAAATGTTGAAATGA
- the TDA10 gene encoding putative ATP-dependent kinase (CAGL0K00891g~Ortholog(s) have ATP binding activity and cytosol, nucleus localization): MADKLNSLEHCMKFVDEYVPAWFETGKRDPLFIFISGPQGSGKSYVGKRIYEHLKDYYKDQKSVAYASMDDFYLTHEAQQKLNKEYPNNKLLQGRGLPGTHDMALLYKCINAILQRHGNDNDSIDGDHLQDSSKLVLPKYDKSAFNGEGDRSTVTVSEKIPVDIFILEGWFLGFEPILQNFESEETVKGDMVDVNSKLFIYSDLLWDNPEIKSLGIVFAADQLENVYDWRLQQEKELIAKTGNGMNDEELKKFVDRYMPCYDLYYNHLIHTESLGSVATLTLGLDKERKVFSFKTRYIE; this comes from the coding sequence ATGGCAGATAAGCTAAATAGTCTTGAGCATTGTATGAAATTTGTGGACGAATATGTTCCTGCCTGGTTTGAGACTGGGAAAAGGGATCCTTTGTTCATCTTTATTTCTGGGCCACAAGGATCAGGGAAAAGTTATGTTGGAAAAAGAATCTATGAACACCTGAAAGACTATTATAAAGATCAGAAGTCCGTTGCATATGCATCCATGGATGATTTCTACTTAACTCACGAGGCACAACAAAAGCTGAATAAAGAATATCCTAATAACAAACTTTTGCAAGGTCGGGGGCTACCTGGTACTCACGATATGGCATTGCTATATAAATGTATTAATGCAATTTTGCAAAGGCATGGTAATGACAATGACAGTATTGATGGTGATCATCTACAAGACAGTTCAAAGCTGGTATTGCCAAAATATGATAAGTCAGCTTTCAATGGTGAAGGTGATCGGAGCACTGTAACCGTATCTGAAAAGATTCCGGTGGATATCTTTATTCTTGAAGGTTGGTTCTTAGGGTTTGAACCAATCCTACAAAACTTTGAAAGTGAGGAAACTGTGAAAGGCGATATGGTGGATGTGAACTCTAAATTGTTCATATACAGCGATCTTCTTTGGGACAACCCTGAAATTAAATCATTAGGTATAGTTTTTGCTGCAGATCAGTTAGAGAATGTCTACGATTGGAGACTACAACAGGAGAAGGAATTGATTGCTAAAACTGGTAATGGTATGAATGATGaggaattgaaaaagtttGTGGACAGGTATATGCCCTGTTATGATTTGTACTACAACCATCTAATACATACAGAAAGCTTAGGATCTGTAGCAACGTTGACACTTGGATTAGACAAGGAAAGAAAGGTATTCTCCTTCAAGACTAGATACATCGAATAA